The genome window CGTGGATGGAATCTCGGCATTGACTTTATCCGTGATTACTTCACAGATCGGCTCGTACTGTTCCACACGGTCGCCCGGTTTTTTCAACCATTTGCCTATGGTAGCCGAGACCAGCGATTCCGCCAATTGCGGCATAATGACCTCGATCCATTTCATACGTTCAGCCATTTGATTATCACTCCAAACTTTACTTTTAAACGATCCAAAAAACGAAATTAAAACTCGGCAAGTGTACGCATTGCTGCTTTGGCTTTGTCCTTGCTCAGCATGTAGAATTTCTCCAATGTTGGGCTAATTGGCATGGCCGGCACGTCAGGTCCACAGAGACGCTGAATCGGTGCATCCAGTTCAAACAGACATTCCTCGCTAATAATCGCGGCAACTTCGGCACCTACACCACCTGTTTTGTTATCTTCGTGAACGATCAGCACTTTGCCCGTCAGACGAGCGGAAGCAATAATCGCTTCACGATCCAGCGGTTGCAATGTGCGCAGATCCAGAACGTGTGCTGTAATGCCTTCCTCACGTTCCAGCTCCTCAGCAGCCTGCATGACAAAATGCAGCGGCTGGCTGTAGCCGATCACCGTAATATCTGCACCCTCACGAAGTACGTTGGCTTTGCCGATCGGAACGATGTAATCATCCTCAGGCACATCTTCCTTGATGAGCTTGTAGCATTTTTTATTTTCAAAAAAGAGTACCGGATCCGGGTCGCGAATGGCCGCTTTGAGGAGACCCTTGGCATCGTATGCCGAGTATGGCGCTATAATTTTCAGACCAGGTGTACCAAAGAAAATCGATTCCGGACATTGGGAGTGATACAACCCACCGAAGATTCCGCCACCAATCGGCGCTCGAATGACAATCGGACAACTCCAGTCATTGTTGGAACGATAACGAATTTTGGCCGCTTCACTAATGATCTGGTTTGTTGCCGGCAGCATGAAGTCCGAATATTGCATCTCGGCAATCGGCTTCATGCCATACATCGCTGCACCGATGGCAACACCTGCAATAGCTGATTCGGACAACGGTGTGTCCATGACACGCATCTCGCCAAACTGATCCTGCAAG of Paenibacillus sp. FSL R5-0517 contains these proteins:
- a CDS encoding alpha-ketoacid dehydrogenase subunit beta, encoding MAVMEYIDAIRLAMKEEMERDENVFILGEDVGVKGGVFTTTKGLQDQFGEMRVMDTPLSESAIAGVAIGAAMYGMKPIAEMQYSDFMLPATNQIISEAAKIRYRSNNDWSCPIVIRAPIGGGIFGGLYHSQCPESIFFGTPGLKIIAPYSAYDAKGLLKAAIRDPDPVLFFENKKCYKLIKEDVPEDDYIVPIGKANVLREGADITVIGYSQPLHFVMQAAEELEREEGITAHVLDLRTLQPLDREAIIASARLTGKVLIVHEDNKTGGVGAEVAAIISEECLFELDAPIQRLCGPDVPAMPISPTLEKFYMLSKDKAKAAMRTLAEF